One Nitrospirota bacterium genomic window carries:
- a CDS encoding catalase: protein MKNDDLKHTTNDAGIPVPSDEYSLTVGPNGPILLQDHYLIEQMANFNRERIPERQPHAKGAGAFGHFEVTNDVSAYTKASVFQPGTNTDTLIRFSTVAGERGSPDTWRDPRGFALKFYTSEGNYDMVGNNTPVFFIRDPMKFQHFIRSQKRRADSGLRDNDMQWDFWTLSPESAHQVTWLMGDRGIPKTWRHMNGYSSHTYMWINLDGERFWVKYHFKTDQGIEFLTQEEADRIAGVDADYHRRDLFESIKRGDHPSWTLKVQIMPFEDAETYRFNPFDLTKVWPHGDYPLHEVGRLTLGRNPTDFHTEIEQAAFEPNNLVPGIGVSPDKMLLGRLFAYADAHRHRLGVNYKQIPVNRPKAPVHSYSKDGAMRVQNVSDPVYTPNSKGGPQADGKRYPEAAIWDASGKFIRSAYTLHEEDDDFGQPGTLVREVMDDGQRDRLVSNVVGHLKKGVSKPVLQRALEYWRNIDKEIGNRIAKGLNSG from the coding sequence ATGAAAAACGATGACCTAAAACACACAACAAACGATGCCGGGATCCCCGTTCCCAGCGACGAGTATTCTCTCACTGTGGGGCCCAACGGACCCATCCTGCTGCAGGACCACTACCTCATCGAGCAGATGGCCAACTTCAACCGGGAGCGGATCCCGGAGCGCCAGCCCCACGCGAAGGGTGCCGGGGCCTTCGGACACTTCGAGGTGACCAACGATGTCAGCGCCTATACCAAGGCATCGGTCTTCCAGCCGGGAACGAATACGGACACGTTGATCCGGTTCTCGACGGTGGCCGGAGAGCGCGGCAGCCCTGACACCTGGCGGGACCCACGCGGCTTTGCACTGAAGTTCTACACCAGCGAAGGCAACTACGACATGGTGGGCAACAACACTCCTGTGTTCTTCATACGTGACCCGATGAAGTTCCAGCACTTTATCCGCTCCCAGAAGCGCCGTGCAGACAGCGGACTGCGCGACAACGACATGCAGTGGGACTTCTGGACCCTGTCTCCCGAGTCGGCGCACCAGGTCACGTGGCTGATGGGTGACCGCGGGATTCCCAAGACGTGGCGGCATATGAATGGCTACTCGAGCCACACCTATATGTGGATAAACCTGGACGGCGAGCGCTTCTGGGTGAAGTACCACTTCAAGACCGACCAGGGTATCGAATTCCTCACGCAGGAAGAGGCCGACCGGATAGCCGGGGTTGACGCTGACTACCACCGGCGTGACCTGTTCGAGTCAATCAAGAGGGGTGATCACCCCAGCTGGACGCTGAAGGTACAGATCATGCCCTTCGAGGACGCCGAGACCTACCGGTTTAACCCCTTTGACCTGACGAAAGTGTGGCCGCACGGTGACTACCCGCTGCACGAGGTCGGTCGGCTGACTCTGGGCCGCAACCCGACAGACTTCCACACCGAGATCGAGCAGGCGGCGTTCGAACCGAACAACCTCGTGCCGGGAATCGGTGTCAGCCCGGACAAGATGCTGCTCGGACGTCTCTTCGCCTACGCCGATGCCCACCGTCACCGCCTGGGTGTCAACTACAAGCAGATACCGGTCAACCGGCCAAAGGCACCTGTTCACAGCTACAGCAAGGACGGGGCGATGCGGGTTCAGAACGTATCCGACCCCGTATACACACCGAACTCAAAGGGCGGCCCGCAGGCTGACGGTAAGCGCTATCCCGAGGCAGCGATATGGGATGCCAGCGGTAAATTCATCCGCTCCGCCTATACACTTCATGAGGAGGACGACGACTTCGGCCAACCCGGAACCCTGGTGCGTGAGGTCATGGACGATGGGCAGCGCGACCGGCTGGTCTCCAACGTGGTCGGACACCTTAAGAAAGGTGTGTCCAAACCCGTGCTGCAGCGTGCTCTTGAATACTGGCGCAACATCGATAAGGAGATCGGCAACCGTATCGCTAAAGGCTTGAACAGCGGCTGA